A stretch of Oryza brachyantha chromosome 4, ObraRS2, whole genome shotgun sequence DNA encodes these proteins:
- the LOC102715294 gene encoding 60S ribosomal protein L7-3-like produces MASEAAKVVVPESVLRKRKREELWAAASKEKAVAEKKKSIESRKLIFARAKQYTEEYESQEKELVQLKREARMKGGFYVSPEEKLLFVIRIRGINAMHPKTRKILQLLRLRQIFNGVFLKVNKATVNMLRRVEPYVAYGYPNLKSVRELIYKRGYGKLNKQRIPLTNNKVIEEGLGKHDIICIEDLVHEIMTVGPHFKEANNFLWPFKLKAPLGGLKKKRNHYVEGGDAGNRENYINELIRRMN; encoded by the exons ATGGCATCCGAGGCGGCCAAGGTGGTGGTGCCGGAGTCCGTGCTGCGCAAGAGGAAGCGGGAGGAGCTGTGGGCGGCCGCGAGCAAGGAGAAGGCTGTGGCCGAGAAGAAGAAGTCCATCGAGAGCCGCAAGCTCATCTTCGCCCGCGCCAAGCAGTACACCGAGGAGTACGAGTCCCAG GAGAAGGAGCTGGTGCAGCTTAAGCGTGAGGCTCGGATGAAGGGTGGTTTCTATGTCAGTCCTGAGGAAAAGTTGCTTTTTGTGATCCGTATCCGTGG TATCAATGCCATGCACCCCAAGACCAGGAAGATATTGCAGCTGTTGCGTCTGAGGCAG ATCTTTAATGGAGTGTTCTTGAAGGTCAACAAAGCCACCGTTAACATGCTACGCAGGGTTGAGCCGTATGTTGCATATGG GTACCCAAATTTGAAGAGTGTCCGTGAATTGATCTACAAGAGGGGCTATGGAAAGCTCAACAAGCAAAGAATTCCTCTAACGAACAACAAAGTCATTGAGGAG GGTTTGGGTAAGCATGACATCATCTGCATTGAGGATCTTGTTCATGAAATCATGACTGTTGGCCCGCACTTCAAGGAGGCGAACAACTTCCTCTGGCCATTCAAGCTGAAGGCACCACTGGGAGgtctgaagaagaagaggaaccaCTACGTGGAGGGTGGTGATGCTGGTAACCGTGAGAACTACATCAATGAACTCATCAGAAGGATGAACTAG